In Flavobacterium sp. N1736, the following are encoded in one genomic region:
- a CDS encoding type II secretion system protein GspD: protein MKKIITLFLILIFQISFSQENRILQLKNNIESITPDAPGLNEKINVNIKEASLSSFLLAVSQVHKLNISVAPNLSQINIVNNFSDVTVGDLIIFLCKEYNLTIDFTGNILSIKSYVKPVEIPTLKNIDVTYDLANNLLSLNLKDDKLYDVFRKIMDESGKNLVFAPGLENQLLTVYIKNMPFDAALNKLAFANNLSVNKSRDNFYIFDKIEGNFVSEGTGTTNGEIRQNKPQRPRKSNFFFTIVDSEKKLLDVDFENTPISSIVYDIGHELDIDMFISSPLEGAGNGTVKAKNITFDDLLVKLFQIKTDSSPSSNTNSQQFNNNSGGNTAPPSGGSFTFMKSGSIYYFGTKDQLVVRNIKSIPLMHRSIEILSDPSKEGRSAGRLNNTNSYSNYNTFDNNSSNTSNSNRSNSNYQNNNSASSSTSSSGSNPSESILTIIPDEIKKDLDIKIDKELNSFLVNGPAANIERFESFIKYIDKAVPVILIEVMLLEVNRSATVETGIQAGIGSKPVTTSGTVFPNADINLGASTINKIIDGFSGFGSLNIGQVVPNFYLSLKAMETNGNLKVRSSPRLSTLNGHKAYLSIGETTYYVVTNQNYYGSQIPQASEVKNYQPIDAELSVTIMPLVSGNGQITMDIKVIQSSFNGQKVDKDAPPGINSREFTSIIRVKDQDLIVLGGLEESVKNESGTGVPLLSRIPILKWIFSSRKREDSKKKLSVLIKPTVIY from the coding sequence ATGAAAAAAATAATTACTCTATTTTTAATACTAATTTTTCAAATTTCATTTTCGCAGGAAAATAGAATATTACAACTTAAAAATAATATCGAATCCATTACTCCCGATGCTCCGGGTTTAAATGAAAAGATCAATGTTAATATAAAAGAAGCTTCATTGTCCAGTTTTTTATTGGCGGTATCTCAGGTTCATAAACTTAATATTAGTGTAGCACCTAATTTAAGTCAGATTAATATTGTAAATAATTTTTCGGATGTTACAGTTGGTGATTTAATTATATTCTTATGTAAGGAATATAATTTAACCATTGATTTTACAGGAAATATTCTTTCTATAAAATCATATGTAAAACCAGTAGAAATTCCGACTTTAAAAAATATTGATGTTACGTATGATCTGGCTAATAATTTGCTTTCTTTAAATTTAAAAGATGATAAATTATATGATGTTTTTAGAAAGATTATGGACGAAAGCGGTAAAAATTTAGTTTTTGCCCCGGGTCTTGAAAATCAACTATTAACAGTATATATTAAAAACATGCCTTTTGATGCTGCTTTGAATAAATTAGCATTTGCAAATAATTTAAGCGTAAATAAATCAAGAGATAATTTCTATATTTTTGATAAAATTGAAGGAAATTTTGTTAGTGAAGGTACAGGAACTACAAACGGAGAAATAAGACAGAATAAACCTCAAAGACCAAGAAAATCAAATTTTTTCTTTACAATAGTTGATAGTGAGAAAAAGTTATTAGATGTTGATTTCGAAAATACTCCCATTTCGAGTATTGTTTATGATATAGGACATGAGTTAGATATTGATATGTTTATTTCCAGCCCGCTTGAAGGTGCTGGTAATGGAACGGTGAAAGCTAAGAATATTACTTTTGATGATCTTTTGGTGAAATTATTTCAAATAAAAACAGATAGCAGTCCTTCATCTAATACTAATTCGCAGCAATTTAATAACAATTCCGGAGGTAATACAGCACCACCATCAGGAGGTTCTTTTACTTTTATGAAAAGTGGATCTATTTATTATTTTGGTACGAAAGATCAATTAGTAGTTAGAAATATCAAGTCGATTCCTTTAATGCATCGTTCTATTGAAATTTTAAGTGATCCTTCAAAAGAGGGTAGAAGTGCCGGTAGATTAAATAATACGAATAGTTATTCAAATTATAATACGTTTGATAATAATAGTAGTAATACAAGCAATAGTAACAGATCGAATTCTAATTATCAAAATAATAATTCAGCAAGCAGCAGTACAAGTTCATCAGGGAGTAACCCATCAGAATCAATTTTGACAATTATTCCTGATGAAATCAAAAAAGATTTAGACATTAAGATCGATAAAGAATTAAATAGCTTTTTAGTAAATGGCCCTGCGGCTAATATTGAACGATTTGAATCTTTTATAAAATATATTGATAAAGCGGTTCCGGTTATTTTAATAGAAGTAATGCTTTTAGAAGTAAATCGAAGTGCTACTGTTGAAACAGGTATTCAGGCAGGTATTGGAAGTAAACCTGTTACAACTTCAGGTACAGTTTTTCCTAATGCGGATATTAATTTAGGAGCATCCACAATAAATAAAATCATTGACGGATTTAGCGGATTTGGTTCTTTGAATATTGGCCAGGTAGTTCCTAACTTTTATTTAAGTTTGAAAGCTATGGAAACCAATGGAAATTTAAAAGTTCGTTCTTCTCCAAGATTATCAACTTTAAACGGTCACAAGGCATATTTATCGATTGGAGAAACTACGTATTATGTAGTTACAAATCAAAATTATTATGGTTCTCAAATTCCGCAAGCATCAGAGGTTAAAAATTATCAGCCAATTGATGCTGAGTTATCGGTAACAATTATGCCTTTGGTTTCTGGTAATGGACAAATTACGATGGATATTAAAGTAATACAATCTAGTTTTAATGGTCAAAAAGTTGATAAAGATGCGCCTCCGGGAATTAATTCCAGAGAGTTTACATCAATTATCAGAGTAAAAGATCAAGACTTAATCGTATTAGGAGGACTTGAAGAATCAGTAAAAAATGAATCAGGAACCGGAGTGCCATTGTTATCCAGAATTCCAATTTTAAAATGGATATTTAGTTCTCGAAAGCGAGAAGATTCTAAGAAAAAATTGAGTGTATTAATTAAACCTACCGTTATCTACTAA
- a CDS encoding RHS repeat-associated core domain-containing protein has translation MYDYGARNYDSALGRWMNIDPLAEVSRKFSPYTYALNNPCLFY, from the coding sequence ATGTACGACTATGGAGCACGTAATTATGACTCTGCTCTTGGTCGCTGGATGAATATTGATCCACTAGCTGAAGTATCAAGAAAATTTAGTCCATATACTTATGCACTTAATAATCCTTGTTTATTTTATTGA
- a CDS encoding DUF6443 domain-containing protein, translating to MIGFHSNAQTPVTIVKENNYNITGTETLIASESITLKPNAWIKPGSTFIAKIESDAYRSNQFSNENYVFTRVFQTPMNTSLEITKNSDVIETINYFDGLGRPMQNINIKASPSIKDIITTITYDSIGRQKMEFLPYMDTSINLASYRNAAIANTNNYYKSNYPADINNSKPNPFSQKDFEHSPLSRIMKQAFPGSDWALGNGHEIKFDYQTNQENEVKQFLIRSKIGSETIDSKIYSSSYYVVGLLNKKIVKNENWVTADGDNNTTHEFIDKEGNIVLKRIFGESKVNGTLANVNHDTYYLYDEYGNLTYVIPPLANTDALIKTEQSVGGFEDFNKIFNQSVFSGTTSGSGSVTVTIVNNVLKVAFSGGYNSSFLSNNPQDLLTSPCTLPDINLGTISNGDYNASIVNGKLKLTSITGVPSTSFSATFTVILPTNCSGYRTEPDSIILNNLCYQYKYDTKNRLIEKRLPGKDVEYLVYDKLDRLLLTQDANLRASNKWLFTKYDVFNRSVYTGEYINTTNTTRATIQALADKSGTVSENKQTAILNINGTNLNYSNNVFPNLGIDLFVINYYDDYKYIDLDGGDAVSSYSITSITNPKGLNTCSKVRILDTNNWITSVSYYDSKGRSVYNYNNNNYLAVTSTVKTQLDFAGKILETTNSHKKGDDALITITDSYSYDHAGRLLTQKQTINNQAQELIVSNNYSNLGQLTAKGVGGKTTQPRLQNIDYTYNIRGWLKGINNINAIGNNLFAFQLNYNDINNISTPLFNGNISQTFWKTTNYDSSLKNYAYGYDQLDRLIYAVGESNDQEEMASYDKNGNIMSMYRTGIRPKNTGTSKRVMSIFDDLIYTYDAGNKIIKVEDNADPNEGFKNGANLPVEYTYDDNGNMKTDANKGITNIVYNNLNLPTLITLPGGTISYTYDAAGIKQRKIAGNITTDYANGFQYENNILQFFPQPEGYVSNNNGVYEYIYQYKDHLGNIRLSYNKDLTIVEENNYYPFGLKHQGYNTAVTSTNPASKYKYNGKELQDEMGLNMYDYGARNYDPALGRWMNIDPLAEKSRRFSPYTYALNNPVYFIDPDGMIAIPSPLEAAIMSKHVYGDKVKLIGGWKVSSVGRGLTLSNNDTGFKSQVYERTVKGKTEYTYATAGTEDMKDTKQDVKQIFGMAEQYKQSTDNAKELDASLKGAELTFTGHSLGGGLAEANAIATGDNAVTFNAAGLSVFSPGGLQKSTTTDAYIVITDPLNALQGATGLPTAGGTKHYIDPGSTQGVANGHSIDSAIEGLRTQSFGGFVKNSVSNWWNKYK from the coding sequence TTGATTGGATTTCATAGCAATGCTCAAACTCCTGTGACAATTGTTAAAGAAAACAATTATAACATTACTGGTACAGAGACCCTTATTGCTTCAGAAAGTATTACATTAAAACCAAATGCCTGGATAAAACCCGGAAGTACTTTCATTGCCAAAATAGAATCTGATGCTTATCGCAGCAATCAGTTTAGTAATGAAAATTATGTTTTTACGAGAGTATTTCAAACCCCAATGAATACATCTTTAGAAATCACTAAAAATAGTGATGTGATAGAAACTATTAACTATTTTGACGGATTAGGAAGACCTATGCAAAATATTAATATTAAAGCCTCTCCTAGCATTAAAGACATAATAACCACAATAACATATGATTCAATTGGAAGGCAAAAAATGGAATTTCTTCCCTACATGGATACTTCGATTAATTTAGCTTCTTATAGAAATGCTGCTATAGCAAATACAAATAATTATTATAAATCAAATTATCCTGCTGATATCAATAATTCAAAACCAAATCCATTTTCACAAAAAGATTTTGAACATTCGCCTCTTAGCCGGATAATGAAACAAGCTTTTCCAGGATCAGATTGGGCTTTGGGAAATGGGCATGAAATAAAATTTGACTATCAAACCAATCAGGAAAATGAAGTAAAACAATTTTTAATTAGATCAAAAATTGGTTCAGAAACAATTGATTCTAAAATTTACTCATCATCATATTACGTTGTTGGTTTGTTAAATAAAAAAATTGTCAAAAACGAGAACTGGGTCACGGCTGATGGAGATAACAATACAACACATGAATTTATAGACAAGGAAGGGAATATAGTTCTAAAAAGAATTTTTGGAGAATCAAAAGTAAATGGAACATTAGCCAATGTAAATCATGACACCTATTATTTGTATGACGAATATGGGAATTTAACGTATGTAATTCCACCTTTAGCAAATACAGATGCTTTAATTAAAACAGAACAGTCAGTTGGTGGTTTTGAGGATTTTAATAAAATTTTCAATCAATCAGTATTTTCAGGAACTACAAGTGGATCAGGTTCAGTAACAGTTACAATTGTAAACAATGTTCTAAAAGTTGCTTTTAGCGGCGGTTATAATTCGTCGTTCTTAAGCAATAATCCTCAAGACTTATTAACTTCACCGTGTACCTTACCAGATATAAATTTAGGAACCATATCTAATGGTGATTACAATGCAAGCATAGTGAATGGAAAACTGAAACTCACTAGTATTACCGGTGTACCTTCAACCAGTTTTTCTGCTACATTTACTGTTATTTTACCCACTAATTGCAGTGGTTATCGCACTGAACCGGATAGTATTATTTTAAACAATTTGTGTTATCAATATAAATATGATACAAAAAATAGATTAATAGAGAAAAGATTGCCTGGTAAAGATGTAGAATATCTTGTTTATGACAAACTAGACCGACTATTATTAACTCAAGATGCTAATTTAAGAGCTTCAAATAAATGGCTCTTTACAAAATATGATGTTTTTAACAGATCTGTATATACAGGAGAATATATTAATACAACAAATACAACGAGAGCTACTATTCAGGCATTAGCAGATAAGAGCGGTACAGTATCAGAAAATAAACAAACCGCAATTTTAAACATCAATGGAACAAATTTAAACTATTCAAACAATGTTTTCCCAAACTTAGGAATAGATTTGTTTGTTATAAATTATTATGACGATTATAAATACATTGACTTAGATGGCGGAGACGCAGTATCATCTTATAGCATTACTAGTATTACTAACCCTAAAGGATTAAACACATGCTCGAAAGTACGCATTTTAGATACCAATAATTGGATTACTAGTGTGAGCTATTATGATTCAAAAGGAAGATCTGTCTATAATTACAATAATAATAATTATTTAGCAGTTACTTCAACAGTAAAAACACAACTTGATTTTGCAGGTAAAATCCTTGAGACAACAAATTCACATAAAAAAGGAGATGATGCTTTAATAACAATAACAGATAGCTATTCTTATGATCATGCCGGACGTTTGTTAACTCAAAAGCAAACCATCAATAATCAGGCACAGGAATTAATTGTAAGTAATAATTATAGTAATTTAGGGCAATTGACAGCAAAAGGAGTTGGAGGAAAAACAACACAGCCACGCCTTCAAAACATTGATTATACTTACAACATTAGAGGTTGGTTAAAAGGTATTAATAATATAAATGCAATTGGAAACAATTTATTCGCTTTTCAATTAAATTATAATGATATTAATAATATATCTACCCCTCTATTTAATGGTAATATCAGCCAGACATTTTGGAAAACTACAAATTATGATAGCAGTTTAAAAAATTATGCATATGGTTATGATCAACTAGACAGGTTAATATATGCGGTTGGGGAGTCAAACGATCAGGAAGAAATGGCATCGTATGATAAAAACGGAAATATCATGAGCATGTACCGAACAGGAATCAGGCCTAAAAACACCGGAACCTCTAAAAGAGTAATGTCTATTTTTGATGATTTAATTTATACATATGATGCAGGTAATAAAATTATTAAAGTAGAAGACAACGCAGACCCAAATGAAGGTTTTAAAAACGGTGCCAATCTTCCTGTCGAGTATACATATGATGATAACGGCAACATGAAAACCGATGCCAACAAAGGCATAACCAATATAGTATATAATAACTTAAATCTCCCAACACTAATAACACTTCCGGGCGGTACAATCAGTTATACATATGATGCAGCAGGAATAAAACAACGTAAAATAGCCGGAAATATCACAACCGATTATGCAAATGGATTTCAGTACGAAAACAATATATTGCAGTTTTTTCCGCAACCAGAAGGATATGTGAGTAATAATAATGGCGTTTATGAGTATATTTACCAATATAAAGATCATCTTGGAAATATCCGTTTAAGCTATAATAAAGATTTAACCATAGTAGAAGAAAATAATTATTATCCTTTTGGGCTAAAACATCAAGGGTATAATACTGCTGTAACTTCTACAAATCCAGCGAGTAAATATAAGTACAATGGAAAAGAGCTTCAAGACGAGATGGGGCTTAATATGTACGACTATGGAGCACGTAATTATGACCCTGCTCTTGGTCGCTGGATGAACATAGATCCATTGGCGGAAAAATCTAGAAGGTTTAGTCCTTATACATACGCTCTTAATAATCCTGTTTATTTTATTGATCCAGATGGAATGATAGCAATACCATCCCCATTAGAAGCAGCAATTATGTCAAAACATGTTTATGGAGACAAGGTGAAATTAATAGGAGGCTGGAAAGTCTCTAGCGTAGGAAGGGGCCTAACGCTAAGTAATAATGATACAGGATTTAAATCTCAGGTTTATGAACGAACAGTTAAAGGGAAAACAGAATATACTTATGCTACTGCTGGAACAGAAGATATGAAAGATACCAAACAAGATGTAAAGCAAATATTTGGTATGGCTGAACAATATAAACAATCCACTGATAATGCAAAAGAACTAGATGCAAGTCTTAAAGGTGCTGAATTAACATTTACAGGACATTCTCTGGGAGGCGGTTTAGCCGAAGCAAATGCAATTGCAACAGGAGACAATGCTGTAACTTTTAATGCTGCTGGATTATCCGTATTTTCACCTGGAGGTCTTCAAAAATCAACAACAACTGATGCATATATTGTTATAACTGACCCCCTTAATGCGTTACAAGGTGCTACTGGATTACCAACTGCTGGAGGGACTAAACATTACATTGATCCAGGAAGTACTCAGGGAGTGGCTAATGGACATAGTATCGATTCAGCCATTGAAGGCTTAAGAACACAATCCTTTGGAGGATTTGTTAAAAATTCAGTATCAAATTGGTGGAACAAGTATAAATAA
- a CDS encoding HYD1 signature containing ADP-ribosyltransferase family protein — MHLIILVYFIDPDGMMANEYDIDLVTGATTQVSNKGGNTTDYLNFKKENGETLYTHEVAVQHNQAIMESGELISSVGAKNARHGSGQYFTDLVAGDLTSGQVSRRLFGVPWNSKKLTNFIDVDLGGLKVIENTPNNFLVPNTGTLSLQGRIVNHGVSVFKQ; from the coding sequence ATGCACTTAATAATCCTTGTTTATTTTATTGATCCTGATGGGATGATGGCTAATGAATATGATATTGATTTAGTAACTGGAGCAACAACACAAGTAAGCAATAAAGGCGGTAATACAACAGATTATTTAAATTTTAAAAAAGAAAATGGAGAAACTCTCTATACTCATGAGGTAGCAGTACAACATAATCAGGCAATAATGGAATCGGGAGAATTAATATCATCTGTAGGTGCAAAGAATGCTAGACATGGATCGGGGCAATATTTTACTGATCTAGTGGCTGGAGATCTGACTTCTGGGCAAGTATCAAGAAGATTATTTGGAGTGCCTTGGAACTCTAAGAAATTAACAAATTTTATTGATGTTGATTTAGGTGGATTAAAAGTAATTGAGAACACTCCTAATAATTTCTTAGTTCCAAATACAGGTACTCTCTCATTACAAGGAAGAATAGTAAATCATGGTGTTTCAGTTTTCAAACAATAA
- a CDS encoding type IV pilin protein, translated as MKKNLLKKVPSFNLQEMLIVLAIIGILLLIALPNLMPLITKAKSVEAQVQLKAIYNAEKQYYFMYSKYSPDFTEIDFEAPKTTKENGSANYTYEIIQSDNTAFKVKATAITDFNGNGVFNVWEIDQNGVPKQIVND; from the coding sequence TTGAAAAAAAATCTACTAAAAAAAGTACCTTCATTCAATCTTCAAGAGATGTTAATTGTATTAGCAATCATTGGTATATTACTATTAATTGCGTTGCCTAATTTAATGCCGCTTATTACTAAAGCTAAAAGCGTAGAGGCACAAGTACAGTTAAAAGCCATTTATAATGCTGAAAAACAGTATTATTTTATGTATTCAAAGTACAGCCCTGATTTTACGGAAATAGATTTTGAAGCTCCAAAAACTACTAAAGAAAATGGCAGCGCTAATTATACTTACGAAATTATTCAATCTGATAATACTGCTTTTAAAGTAAAAGCAACTGCTATTACGGATTTTAACGGTAATGGTGTTTTTAACGTTTGGGAAATTGATCAAAATGGTGTTCCAAAGCAAATTGTAAACGACTAG
- a CDS encoding macro domain-containing protein — protein MISYIEFGNIFKLEGVTSFAHGCNCAGAMGKGIALQFKQKYPKMYLEYNKLCKEGQFSLGDLLTYKHENEVIFNLGTQKTWRTNADISAIESSLNKMLLYASKNNIFKIALPKIGAGLGGLNWSDVKSTIEKVAQKYPKIDLFVVENYKE, from the coding sequence ATGATTTCATACATAGAATTTGGCAACATTTTCAAGCTAGAAGGGGTCACTAGCTTTGCGCACGGTTGCAATTGTGCTGGAGCAATGGGCAAAGGTATTGCATTACAATTTAAACAAAAATACCCGAAAATGTATCTTGAATATAATAAGTTATGTAAAGAAGGACAATTTTCTTTAGGCGATCTATTAACTTATAAACATGAAAATGAGGTCATTTTTAATTTAGGCACTCAAAAAACATGGAGAACTAATGCTGATATATCTGCTATTGAAAGTTCCTTAAACAAGATGTTGTTATATGCTTCTAAAAATAATATTTTCAAAATAGCATTACCGAAAATTGGTGCTGGTTTGGGCGGTCTCAACTGGAGTGATGTAAAATCTACGATTGAAAAAGTAGCTCAAAAATACCCAAAAATAGATTTATTTGTTGTCGAGAATTACAAAGAATGA
- a CDS encoding ankyrin repeat domain-containing protein encodes MKKLTIYFAAILLFISCNNRENIVNKENLLGNDYRLFQKTPAWQLAKAVEDEDTIKIKKIIKNTKVNIDFKEPKFGNTLLMLSIKNSQFQITKLLLASGADPNVMDSYRSGSAVICAANNNDPKYIELILKYKGNPNAIETAPFKRDDEARQTALLAAISYVDPNSLEKVKLLVKSGANVNYRNFGHTDLPLSEAITSEKMDVLLYLLQNGANFHLVLYKTVDGEDVYILEALRKCIIDLESEQYKSKLEVIQFLKEKGLNYTNEPIPDYILTKIKKKYPKDWENYIKKY; translated from the coding sequence ATGAAAAAACTAACTATATATTTTGCTGCAATTTTATTATTTATTAGCTGTAATAACAGAGAAAACATCGTTAATAAAGAAAATTTATTAGGAAATGATTATCGATTGTTTCAAAAAACTCCCGCATGGCAATTAGCAAAAGCAGTTGAAGATGAGGATACTATTAAGATAAAAAAAATTATTAAGAATACGAAGGTTAATATTGATTTTAAAGAGCCTAAATTTGGAAATACCCTATTAATGTTGTCGATAAAAAATAGCCAATTTCAAATTACAAAATTATTATTAGCATCAGGAGCCGACCCAAATGTTATGGATTCATATAGAAGTGGGTCAGCTGTTATTTGCGCAGCTAATAATAACGATCCGAAATATATTGAGTTAATTTTAAAATACAAAGGAAATCCCAATGCTATTGAAACTGCTCCGTTTAAAAGGGATGATGAAGCTAGGCAAACAGCTTTGTTGGCAGCGATTAGTTATGTAGACCCTAATAGTTTGGAGAAAGTTAAACTTCTGGTTAAATCAGGTGCAAATGTAAACTATCGCAATTTTGGTCATACAGATTTACCTCTTTCAGAAGCTATTACTAGTGAAAAGATGGATGTATTATTATATCTTTTACAAAACGGTGCGAATTTCCATTTAGTGTTATATAAGACAGTAGACGGAGAAGATGTCTATATTTTAGAGGCATTACGAAAATGCATAATTGACTTAGAATCTGAGCAGTATAAAAGTAAACTTGAAGTGATTCAATTTTTGAAAGAAAAAGGTTTGAATTATACTAATGAGCCTATTCCTGATTACATATTAACAAAAATCAAAAAGAAATACCCGAAAGATTGGGAAAATTACATTAAAAAATATTAA
- a CDS encoding GspE/PulE family protein — MEKFDIPIEFQQLVRSEQAYYYRIIPFGKNEQTVLLKTDADDIISLQNELGILLSFQVQLEADSTENINRYLSTNYRKTSNNSVSEIHYTSDFLEKIVLNAKEIGSSDIHFEPYEKNARVRFRLDGKLKEQFHISVEEYPIIVNKIKIRAQLDISEKRLPQDGRITMVTDYQDFDVRVSVLPTLHGEKVVLRILSKDTSHIDINSLGFTEKELTAYLENIKRPNGIVLISGPTGSGKTTTLYATLKKLNVPNTNILTVEDPIEYTLEGINQVQLKENIGLDFATTLRTFLRQDPDIIMVGEIRDVNTANMAIRAALTGHLVLSTIHTNSAWATVSRLIDMGIPAFLIASTLNISVAQRLVRKLCDSCKNEETISSAIFPSGFEIPNNLNSHHVAVGCEHCYHTGYSGRKAIYEILPIGSELSNLIKNNQLDIDDYLEEKNIFTLKRNALLLIKEGITSVDEVFSLLL; from the coding sequence ATGGAGAAATTTGATATTCCAATAGAGTTTCAACAGCTTGTAAGGTCAGAACAAGCTTATTATTACAGAATTATTCCTTTTGGAAAAAATGAGCAAACGGTTTTACTAAAAACAGATGCTGATGATATTATAAGCCTGCAAAATGAATTAGGAATTTTACTGAGTTTTCAAGTTCAGTTGGAAGCAGATTCAACAGAAAATATAAACCGGTATTTGAGTACGAATTATCGAAAAACGTCTAATAATAGTGTTTCAGAAATTCATTATACGTCAGATTTTTTAGAGAAAATTGTATTAAATGCAAAAGAAATAGGAAGTAGTGATATTCACTTTGAACCATATGAAAAAAATGCAAGAGTACGTTTTCGATTAGACGGAAAACTTAAAGAACAATTTCATATTTCGGTTGAAGAATATCCTATTATTGTAAATAAAATAAAGATTAGGGCACAGCTTGATATTTCCGAAAAGCGTTTGCCTCAGGACGGACGTATTACAATGGTTACAGATTATCAGGATTTTGATGTTCGTGTGTCTGTTTTGCCAACTTTACACGGCGAAAAAGTTGTGTTGCGTATCTTAAGCAAAGACACCAGTCATATTGATATTAATTCGCTTGGTTTTACAGAAAAAGAATTAACAGCTTATCTTGAAAATATAAAACGACCGAATGGAATTGTACTTATTTCAGGACCAACCGGATCTGGAAAAACAACGACATTATACGCTACATTAAAAAAGCTAAACGTTCCCAATACAAATATTTTAACTGTTGAAGATCCGATAGAATATACATTGGAGGGAATTAATCAGGTTCAGTTAAAAGAAAATATAGGACTTGATTTTGCAACAACACTTAGAACTTTTTTACGACAAGATCCTGATATTATAATGGTTGGAGAAATTCGTGACGTAAATACGGCAAATATGGCAATACGTGCCGCTTTAACCGGACATCTTGTTCTTTCAACTATACATACCAATTCAGCCTGGGCAACCGTTTCAAGGTTAATTGATATGGGAATCCCGGCATTTTTAATTGCAAGTACTTTAAACATCAGCGTTGCGCAGCGTTTAGTTCGTAAGCTATGTGATTCTTGTAAAAACGAAGAAACAATTTCATCAGCGATTTTTCCAAGTGGATTTGAGATTCCAAATAATTTAAATTCACATCATGTTGCAGTTGGCTGTGAACATTGTTATCATACAGGTTATTCAGGAAGAAAAGCTATATATGAAATTTTGCCAATTGGCAGCGAATTATCGAATCTAATTAAAAACAACCAACTTGATATTGACGACTATCTTGAAGAAAAAAACATTTTTACACTAAAACGTAATGCATTGTTATTAATAAAAGAAGGAATAACTTCTGTTGATGAAGTTTTTTCATTACTCTTGTAA